In Chloroflexota bacterium, the DNA window AAGCAAGCGCGGAAGACCCAGGGCTTATAGAGGGTTGTGTTGGGGTTGGTGGACCAGGGGCTGATCATCGGGCACTGTAGTTCGTTGCAGACTGATGAGGCTGGGATGGCGTTCTTGCTGGCGTTGGCGCCGATGTGAATCAGGACTTTGTCTTGGGTAATCAGCTTGGTTGCAGCAGCGGCGGCAGACTCTGGCTTGTTCTCATTGTCGGCGATGACGAGCTTGATTTTGTACTTCTTGCCACCGATTTCCAACCCACCGGCGGCATTAATCTCCTCGGCAGCCATTTCTGCAGCGTTTTTGCAAGCTGCTCCTACCATAGGAATAGCCCCCGTGAGTTCCGCGTTGACACCGACCAGAATTTCCGCTGGCCCCGTGGGAGCACACGCCGTTGCTATGCCTGACAAAGCAAGCACAACCATGAGCAAAATAAGCTTCCTTAGCATCTCGAGATCCTCCTTTGATACTTATTGATCAAACTGTCTATACCTGACAGATGCTAATTTCCTAGCCGTCTGTTGCTCACCTCCTTTCTCAGAAAAGGCGCATGTGCTGTCTACGGTGCATAGCTGGTCCTTGCCAGCAATCACATAAAAGGTAGGTAGCGTTTGTGGCTGCGTCGCAATATTACATTTTTCTAGTGTGTTTACCCAGTTAAAAAATTATAATAGGATGACTTATTTTGTCAAATTATCTGGCTATGGCAAGAATTGCCAAATAAAAGTGGCGTAGAGTGTGCCATGAGCAGAGCTGCTATAAGAAGAGGCCGGTAGTTGGGCAGTGAGGAGCTAGACGACCCGGTTAACGAGGCTGCCTATTCCGCTGATCGTGCATTCCACCAAGTCGCCCCTGTTGATTGGGGCAATGCCTTCCGGCGTTCCCGTGGCAATCACATCACCTGGCTCGAGGGTCATATGTTTGCTGATATAGGCAATGAGGTGAGGAATTTTGAACAGGCACATAGCCGTATTTGAGCGCTGTCGTATTTCTCCATTAACGCGTAAGGCTAGCTCAAGATTGTGCGGATCTGCTATTTCATCTGTCAGAACCAGGTATGGCCCTATGGGGCAGAAGGTGTCAAAGCTTTTGGAACGGAGCCACGGTTTCATCTTCTGGATGTCTCGTCGTTGCATATCCCGAGCAGTTACATCGTTGACAATGGTGTATCCAGCTACGTACTCCATCGCTCTGTCCTCGGGTACAAACTTGGCTTTCCGCCCAATGACCACAGCCAGCTCAATCTCCGGATCGAGGCGTTGCACTCCATCTGGGTAAATGATATTTGCCCCTGGCCCGATAATGGAGGATGAAGCTTTGGCGAAGAAAATGGGCTCATTGGGCACTGCATAGCCACCCTCTTCGGCATGTGCGCGATAGTTGCGGCCCAAGGCCAGTATTTTGGATGCCCTGGTCACGGGGGCCAGGAATTGCATTTGTCCACTGATTCGATAGGTTTCTATCTCCCCTGTTTCAACCAGGTGCGTAAACCACCGGCTGACAGTGCTCAGTAGATCGGGAGTGTTCTCCAGTAGATCCACTATGGTCGGCTGGGGGCAAACGCGTAGCCATGGAAACTGGTCTGCGTGCGCTTGCATGAGGCGGCTAAAGTCAATCCATTGTTCAGCACGTGCTAAGCCGATGAAGACTTGCCCGTTTTGGCATACATAACCAAGACGCATTGTTCCTCCCTGAGCTGTTTTCAAAAGTATGTATTGTTCTGAGGATTGAGGAGACACCTCAAACCCATATACCATGTAGCGACTGGCTGCGTATTTCACGAATCCATTCAATGACTTGGGCCGTCAGAGCAGAGATGGCATCAAAGTTCCCGGCTTCGACCCAGTCTTTTCTAATTAGGTTAGAGCCAATGCCTATTGCAACCACCCCTGATTTGAACCAGGCGGAGATGCTTTCTCTTGTAGCCTCTACGCCACCAGTGGGCATGAGGTATGTCCACGGGCAGGGTCCCAGAATCGCTTTCACAAACGCTGGGCCACCCACACAATCGCCGGGAAAGATTTTCACGATCTCGACGCCCAATTCCTCTGCGGCGGATATTTCAGAGGGACTGGCACAGCCTGGGAGATAGGCCACTTTACGTCGGTTGCAGACTTTGGCTACTTCGGGATTCAATATCGGTCCGACGACAAAGTTGGCACCGCTAGAGATATAGAGCGCGGCCGTTGCCGGATCGAGAACTGAACCAACCCCCAGGATGGCAGAAGGATCGGTGTTGGTGAAATGCAGCACCAAGTCGGAGAAGACACGGTAAGCATTGTCACCGCGGTTTGTAAACTCGATCACTCTGGCACCACCTGCGATGCAGGCGGCCACGATTTTCTTGGCCACTGCCAGGTCTGAATGATGAAAGATAGGCACGATGCCGATACGAATGATCTCGTTCAGTACTTCTAGGCGTTGAAATCTGGCCATTTTTCCCTCGTTGTCGGCAAATACTGTCATAACCAAAAGCCAAGCTGTTGTGCACATTATCGAGAATGCGCCAGATTTTGTCAAAAACTGCACAGCCCTGTGAGATAGAGTCCAGCAAGGAGCTGCGTTTTTATCCCTGCGCTAGCAGAGTGTATAATGAACGCAGCATAAGGGAAGGAGGAGTGCTATGGCCAAACGAATCGTGCGTGCGCCGCGTGGTACCAAGATTACGTGCAAGGGCTGGGGGCAGGAAGCAGCAATGCGGATGCTCATGAACAATCTCGATCCTGAAGTGGCGGAGAAGCCTGATGACTTGATCGTGTACGGTGGACGAGGAAAGGCTGCTCGTAACTGGGAATGTTTCGACGCCCTCGTGCGCTGCCTCAAAGAGCTGGAGAATGATGAAACGCTCTTGGTTCAATCGGGCAAGCCAGTGGGCATTTTCCGTACCTACCCGGACGCCCCGCGGGTATTAATTGCCAATTCCAACTTGGTGGGGGCATGGGCGACACCCGAATACTTTGATGAGCTCGATGCCAAGGGCTTGATCATGTACGGGCAGATGACGGCAGGCAGTTGGATTTACATCGGCACGCAGGGTATCCTGCAAGGGACGTACGAGACCCTGGCGGCTGCGGCAGAGGAGCACTTTCAGAGCAGCCTAAAGGGCAAGTTTGTGTTGACTGCTGGGTTGGGTGGTATGGGCGGAGCCCAACCGCTGGCAGTTACGATGAACGAGGGCGTGGCGTTGATTGTGGAAGTGGACCGTGCCCGTGCCCAGCGTCGTTTGGACACGCGTTATGTGGACATGGTCGTGGATAATCTGGAAGAGGCAATGACCCTGATAGAGCAAGCGCTCAAGGAGAAAAAGCCGCTTTCCATAGGACTGATTGGCAACGCTGCTGATGTTTATCCAGAACTCGTCACGCGAGGCGTGACTCCCGATGTTGTGACCGATCAGACGCCTGCACATGACCCGCTGAGCTATGTGCCCTCTAACCTCTCCGTTGCTGAGGCGGAAAAACTGCGTCGGAAGAACCCGCAGGAATATGTGCGACGCTCTATGGACTCGATGGCCCGCCATGTCCAGGCCATGCTGGAAATGCAAAAGCGTGGCGCCGTGGTGTTTGACTACGGCAACAACCTGCGCCAGCGAGCTTATGACGCCGGTGTCAAGGATGCTTTTTCCTACCCAGGCTTTGTCCCTGCTTACATCCGTCCGTTGTTCTGTCTGGGCAAAGGGCCCTTCCGCTGGGTAGCGCTATCTGGAGACCCAAATGATATCTACGTGACGGATGAAGTGGTGATGAAAGAATTTGCCTACGATGAGCATCTGGTGCGCTGGATTCGCATGGCTCATGAGCGCGTAGCTTTCCAAGGGCTGCCTGCACGCATCTGCTGGCTAGGGTATGGCGAAAGGGCAAGGTTTGGTTTGCTCATCAACGATTTGATCGCCAAGGGCAAGATCTCCGCGCCGATCGTGATTGGTCGGGATCATCTGGATGGAGGCTCGGTGGCCAGCCCTAGGCGAGAGACCGAG includes these proteins:
- a CDS encoding fumarylacetoacetate hydrolase family protein; the protein is MQFLAPVTRASKILALGRNYRAHAEEGGYAVPNEPIFFAKASSSIIGPGANIIYPDGVQRLDPEIELAVVIGRKAKFVPEDRAMEYVAGYTIVNDVTARDMQRRDIQKMKPWLRSKSFDTFCPIGPYLVLTDEIADPHNLELALRVNGEIRQRSNTAMCLFKIPHLIAYISKHMTLEPGDVIATGTPEGIAPINRGDLVECTISGIGSLVNRVV
- a CDS encoding bifunctional 4-hydroxy-2-oxoglutarate aldolase/2-dehydro-3-deoxy-phosphogluconate aldolase, with protein sequence MARFQRLEVLNEIIRIGIVPIFHHSDLAVAKKIVAACIAGGARVIEFTNRGDNAYRVFSDLVLHFTNTDPSAILGVGSVLDPATAALYISSGANFVVGPILNPEVAKVCNRRKVAYLPGCASPSEISAAEELGVEIVKIFPGDCVGGPAFVKAILGPCPWTYLMPTGGVEATRESISAWFKSGVVAIGIGSNLIRKDWVEAGNFDAISALTAQVIEWIREIRSQSLHGIWV
- the hutU gene encoding urocanate hydratase; amino-acid sequence: MAKRIVRAPRGTKITCKGWGQEAAMRMLMNNLDPEVAEKPDDLIVYGGRGKAARNWECFDALVRCLKELENDETLLVQSGKPVGIFRTYPDAPRVLIANSNLVGAWATPEYFDELDAKGLIMYGQMTAGSWIYIGTQGILQGTYETLAAAAEEHFQSSLKGKFVLTAGLGGMGGAQPLAVTMNEGVALIVEVDRARAQRRLDTRYVDMVVDNLEEAMTLIEQALKEKKPLSIGLIGNAADVYPELVTRGVTPDVVTDQTPAHDPLSYVPSNLSVAEAEKLRRKNPQEYVRRSMDSMARHVQAMLEMQKRGAVVFDYGNNLRQRAYDAGVKDAFSYPGFVPAYIRPLFCLGKGPFRWVALSGDPNDIYVTDEVVMKEFAYDEHLVRWIRMAHERVAFQGLPARICWLGYGERARFGLLINDLIAKGKISAPIVIGRDHLDGGSVASPRRETEGMRDDSDAIADWPILNALLNAVGGATWVSFHHGGGVGIGYSLHAGQVIVADGTPEAARRLERVLTYDPGTAIVRHADAGYPEAIAAAKKHGIRIPMAS